In Acaryochloris marina S15, a single genomic region encodes these proteins:
- a CDS encoding MFS transporter, translating into MTLNLETPPQQSLHPAFKWILLSSLYTSQFLPSAFFFQALPIFLRQQGASLQVVGLLGLLTLPWMLKFLWAPLVDRYGSRRWGHYKSWIFVTQFLLALTLMGCASMDASNNAMGLFQGIFLMVTFAATQDIATDALAIRLLAPYERGWGNGIQSAGRATGGILGGGVMLLVLNQVGWQVSVRILAGGVLLALVPLCFYQEPRHSVGEVRQAVGVKRAIANYLNTLLSFVQQSGMLIWLLFILLYVTGSSMAATMFRPLLVDLGLSMVDIGWMTGIVGSGSAIMGSLLAGGLIQPLGRRQSLIIFGVIQAIAVIALTLPAMGVRDPAILYGVSTGEVFARSLANTALFTVMMDKSRRDMAGSDYTLQSSVFIIGHHVGIPALSGFIATALGYTGVFLIGFMLCLVSVWLATQIVEKAAMEHP; encoded by the coding sequence ATGACGCTTAACTTAGAAACACCTCCCCAACAGAGTCTGCATCCAGCTTTTAAATGGATCCTTCTCAGCAGTCTCTATACCTCCCAATTCCTGCCGTCAGCATTTTTCTTTCAAGCCTTGCCCATCTTCCTGCGACAGCAAGGTGCATCTTTACAGGTGGTTGGGCTATTGGGGCTGTTAACCCTACCATGGATGCTGAAGTTTCTCTGGGCACCGCTGGTCGATCGCTACGGCTCTCGCCGATGGGGTCACTACAAATCTTGGATTTTTGTCACCCAATTTTTGCTTGCCCTAACACTGATGGGCTGTGCATCCATGGATGCTTCTAATAATGCCATGGGGTTATTCCAAGGCATTTTTTTAATGGTGACATTCGCCGCTACTCAGGATATTGCCACAGATGCATTGGCGATCCGCTTACTGGCTCCCTATGAACGGGGCTGGGGCAACGGTATCCAGAGTGCCGGTCGAGCAACTGGGGGGATCTTAGGGGGTGGTGTCATGCTGCTGGTTTTGAATCAGGTAGGCTGGCAGGTCAGCGTCAGAATTTTGGCAGGGGGCGTACTGCTTGCCCTGGTACCACTGTGCTTCTACCAAGAGCCGCGCCACAGTGTAGGAGAGGTGAGGCAAGCGGTAGGGGTGAAACGGGCAATCGCCAACTACTTAAATACATTGCTGAGTTTTGTTCAGCAATCAGGGATGCTGATCTGGCTGCTATTTATTCTGCTTTACGTCACCGGCAGCAGTATGGCGGCAACTATGTTTCGTCCTCTGTTGGTGGATTTGGGGCTATCGATGGTCGATATTGGCTGGATGACTGGCATCGTAGGATCGGGATCTGCGATTATGGGTTCTTTGCTTGCGGGTGGGCTGATTCAGCCCTTGGGTCGAAGGCAATCGCTCATTATATTCGGCGTGATCCAAGCCATTGCCGTAATCGCACTGACCCTCCCAGCAATGGGGGTTCGCGATCCGGCCATACTTTATGGCGTGAGTACTGGTGAAGTATTCGCCCGCAGCCTAGCGAATACGGCCCTATTCACGGTGATGATGGACAAAAGTCGTCGAGATATGGCTGGCAGTGACTACACCCTACAATCGTCAGTCTTTATTATTGGGCACCACGTCGGCATCCCTGCCCTGAGCGGCTTTATCGCGACTGCATTAGGCTACACCGGTGTTTTTCTGATCGGCTTTATGCTGTGTTTGGTCAGTGTCTGGCTAGCCACACAGATCGTTGAAAAAGCTGCCATGGAACACCCTTGA
- a CDS encoding TonB-dependent receptor gives MTVKWDTWGSLLLEVTIGSWLLMSQEAIAEGLAQPKKKLEEAIPIEEMLKSTDMNIPATTVDEWLAQIKQADLVEITIVQVEDTADGFRLQLATTSQLATPTTSVSGNIVRVNIANATLKLPDGETFVANAPAPGITSVNVTNLPDNQVRITITGTDTPPALEINAGPAALTVSAPPSDPTVQVPEADLTEVVVTGERTNTDYFIPEASTATRTDTPILDTPSSIQVIPKQVLEDQQVTELDDALQNVAGATVSTTEGRGFQINLRGFDGVPVFRDGFRLFSPNDNGDAAGQGFPEIANVERIEVLRGPASILFGQLDPGGAVNVVSKRPLETPFYKVALQAGSYGLVRPQVDLSGPLTEDGSLLYRLNAVYQREDGFRDFAQKTNRFFIGPTLTWRISDRTEVDFQLEYLDDERPLDPGLVALGNRVADIPRDRILGEPNDRIESTFIRVGYDFEHRFNENWTLRNAFRYLESNDDISATLSFPFIGGLDETTGLLSRVFAEQTVANETLALQTNVVGKFTTGSIDHTLLMGVDLARYRLDSESFTLFFPPNVRVPINIFNPVYGAVPRPDRLEAPTSSETIDTDSLQIYIQDQIKLLDNLILVAGLNYETVSQNTTTIRGGQTTAIDLSEDTFSPRVGLVYQPIENLSLYANYARSFFPSAAVTVDGNPLQAEKGEGFEVGIKTELLNQKLLATLAYFNLTRQNVATADPTDPRFSIATGEQQSQGLELSLTGEILSGWNVLGSYTYTDAEITADNRFEVGNRLPGVPEHSASLWSTYEIQTGSLEGLKFGIGFNWVGDRTGDFQNSFNLDSYFLTSVAIAYQRDNWRFGLNFQNIFDVNYISGIPRTRTRGIQPGEPFTVIGSISYEF, from the coding sequence ATGACTGTGAAATGGGATACATGGGGCAGTTTACTGCTAGAAGTAACGATTGGCTCATGGCTATTAATGAGTCAGGAGGCAATCGCGGAAGGGCTGGCCCAGCCAAAGAAAAAACTAGAGGAGGCGATACCCATTGAGGAGATGCTGAAGTCCACTGACATGAATATCCCTGCAACAACGGTCGATGAGTGGTTAGCGCAAATTAAACAGGCTGATTTAGTTGAAATCACTATTGTTCAAGTTGAAGACACTGCTGACGGCTTTAGATTACAGCTGGCAACGACGAGTCAATTGGCAACCCCTACAACCTCGGTATCGGGGAATATTGTGAGGGTTAATATCGCCAACGCGACCTTAAAATTGCCAGATGGAGAGACTTTTGTGGCCAATGCTCCTGCCCCAGGCATCACTTCAGTAAACGTCACCAATCTCCCTGATAATCAAGTGCGCATCACTATCACGGGAACAGATACGCCACCTGCATTAGAAATCAACGCTGGTCCTGCGGCATTGACGGTGAGTGCACCCCCAAGTGATCCGACCGTACAAGTACCAGAAGCAGACTTGACAGAGGTTGTCGTCACGGGCGAGCGAACTAATACAGACTATTTTATTCCCGAGGCTAGTACCGCAACCCGAACTGATACCCCCATTCTGGATACACCCTCTTCGATTCAGGTGATTCCTAAGCAGGTCCTGGAAGATCAGCAAGTCACTGAATTGGATGATGCCTTACAGAATGTCGCTGGAGCCACAGTCAGTACAACAGAAGGTAGAGGGTTTCAGATTAATCTGCGTGGATTTGACGGTGTTCCAGTATTTCGAGATGGATTCCGTCTTTTCAGTCCCAATGACAACGGTGATGCAGCGGGGCAAGGCTTCCCTGAAATCGCCAATGTTGAACGTATTGAGGTGCTGCGCGGGCCAGCCTCTATCCTGTTTGGCCAGCTAGATCCGGGCGGGGCCGTCAATGTAGTGTCTAAACGCCCCCTCGAGACTCCGTTTTATAAGGTCGCGCTACAGGCGGGTAGCTATGGATTAGTGCGACCACAGGTGGATCTCTCCGGTCCACTGACTGAGGATGGTAGCCTACTCTATCGCCTAAATGCCGTCTATCAGAGGGAGGACGGCTTTCGAGACTTTGCCCAAAAGACCAATCGTTTCTTTATCGGCCCAACCCTAACCTGGCGTATTAGTGATCGCACCGAAGTTGACTTTCAGCTAGAGTACCTAGATGATGAACGTCCCTTGGATCCAGGACTGGTAGCCCTCGGTAATCGGGTCGCGGATATTCCGCGCGATCGCATTCTGGGTGAGCCGAACGATCGAATCGAGAGCACGTTTATCCGAGTAGGATACGATTTTGAGCATCGGTTTAACGAAAACTGGACCCTACGTAATGCCTTCCGATATCTTGAATCGAACGACGACATTAGTGCGACTCTCAGTTTTCCATTTATTGGTGGTTTGGATGAAACAACTGGCCTCCTCAGTCGCGTCTTTGCCGAACAAACTGTTGCCAATGAGACCCTAGCGCTACAAACCAATGTTGTTGGCAAATTTACCACGGGGTCCATTGACCACACGCTGCTAATGGGGGTGGATTTAGCGCGGTATCGTTTGGATTCGGAATCGTTCACGCTCTTTTTCCCACCCAATGTGCGCGTACCGATTAATATCTTCAATCCCGTATATGGTGCTGTCCCCCGTCCTGATCGTCTTGAGGCTCCCACCAGCAGCGAAACGATTGACACCGATAGCCTGCAAATTTACATCCAAGACCAAATCAAACTGCTGGACAATTTGATTCTTGTAGCGGGACTTAATTATGAAACGGTCAGTCAAAACACCACTACAATTCGTGGCGGCCAAACCACTGCGATTGACCTGAGCGAGGATACTTTCAGCCCAAGGGTGGGCTTAGTTTATCAGCCCATCGAGAACCTCTCCCTCTATGCCAACTATGCACGATCGTTTTTCCCTAGTGCAGCAGTGACAGTGGATGGTAATCCCCTTCAGGCCGAAAAAGGGGAAGGGTTTGAGGTTGGCATTAAAACAGAACTGTTGAATCAGAAGTTGCTGGCTACACTGGCCTACTTCAACCTCACCCGCCAAAACGTGGCCACCGCAGATCCAACCGATCCACGCTTTTCAATTGCGACGGGTGAACAGCAAAGCCAAGGTCTTGAGTTGAGTCTAACGGGCGAAATTTTATCGGGCTGGAACGTCCTTGGGTCCTATACCTACACCGATGCTGAAATCACTGCTGACAATCGGTTCGAGGTCGGTAACCGTCTCCCAGGCGTCCCTGAACATAGTGCCAGCCTCTGGAGCACCTATGAGATTCAGACCGGTAGCCTAGAAGGACTGAAATTTGGGATTGGCTTTAACTGGGTCGGTGATCGCACCGGAGATTTCCAAAACAGTTTTAACCTGGACAGCTATTTTCTCACCAGCGTAGCGATTGCTTATCAGCGTGACAACTGGCGGTTTGGCCTCAATTTCCAAAACATCTTTGATGTGAACTATATCTCTGGCATCCCCCGCACTCGTACCCGTGGTATCCAGCCCGGAGAACCCTTTACGGTGATTGGATCGATTAGCTATGAATTCTAA
- a CDS encoding AraC family transcriptional regulator encodes MKSQHSTLAQAKLIEGLQPKLATVSLMPTTNQAEIIQLPSPACSGSIQKWRLRPGLELVIHEIGIREKIVIERDTSNKETQLGLSFCLAGQIRGMGLNAEQALQFEAGQVSLGVINGGKRRVEYAEKQRISLVHCHVQPETIGLSNQDSIDQLPQPLQEAISGRDRPSYFQSASMTPLMTATVRQLLQCPYQGLSQRLYIESKTLELIGLYFDQLLSNDRSQHQGAGLSGDEVDRIHYARDIILSQIDNPPTLLELAHRVGLNDRKLKQGFRQVFGTTVFSYLHKHRMEQAQQLLLMPGATIAGVAQAVGYRSPEAFSVSFRRTFAISPKAYQMGSG; translated from the coding sequence ATGAAATCGCAGCATTCGACTCTGGCTCAAGCCAAACTGATTGAAGGTTTGCAACCCAAGTTAGCGACAGTATCTCTAATGCCAACAACCAACCAAGCTGAGATTATCCAACTTCCCAGCCCAGCTTGTAGTGGTTCGATTCAGAAATGGCGACTGCGCCCAGGGTTGGAGTTAGTGATTCACGAAATAGGGATACGAGAAAAGATCGTCATTGAACGGGATACCTCCAACAAAGAGACACAGCTAGGATTGAGTTTTTGTCTGGCAGGTCAAATTCGAGGCATGGGGCTCAATGCCGAACAGGCACTTCAATTTGAAGCTGGGCAGGTCAGTTTGGGAGTAATCAATGGGGGTAAGCGGCGAGTTGAATATGCCGAGAAACAACGTATTTCATTGGTACATTGCCATGTTCAACCAGAAACGATCGGCTTATCGAACCAGGATTCCATTGATCAACTACCCCAGCCACTGCAGGAGGCAATCTCTGGACGCGATCGCCCATCTTATTTCCAGTCTGCCTCTATGACTCCCCTGATGACTGCTACCGTGCGCCAATTGCTGCAATGCCCCTACCAAGGATTATCACAGCGGCTTTACATTGAGAGTAAAACCTTGGAATTGATAGGTCTTTACTTTGACCAACTGTTGTCTAACGATCGCTCACAACACCAAGGGGCCGGGCTCAGTGGCGATGAAGTCGATCGTATTCACTATGCGCGGGATATCATACTGAGCCAAATCGACAACCCACCCACATTGCTAGAGCTAGCTCATCGTGTTGGCCTCAATGATCGCAAACTCAAGCAGGGATTTAGGCAAGTTTTTGGCACGACGGTATTCAGCTATTTGCACAAGCATCGCATGGAGCAAGCCCAACAATTATTGCTCATGCCAGGTGCCACCATTGCTGGTGTTGCCCAAGCGGTTGGCTACCGCAGTCCCGAAGCCTTCAGCGTCTCTTTTCGCCGCACCTTTGCCATTAGTCCCAAGGCTTATCAAATGGGAAGTGGTTGA
- a CDS encoding diacylglycerol/polyprenol kinase family protein: protein MLWEQLTANPLLQDSVVMVITLLLALSWLRIMDALAANGVLEQKLSRKIIHMGTGPLFVLCWPFFSPQPTARYFAALVPLAITLQFIAIGVGWIQDPDAVQAMTRTGNPKEILKGPLFYGLVFVACTIGFWRTSPVGMLALMMMCGGDGLADIVGRRLGVHKLPFSPEKSWAGSAAMFAGSFLFAFSFLSLFNRLNYFQPPLAGTVGIVAAIALIATLVEALPFRDIDNLTLTGVAVVLGLWWF, encoded by the coding sequence ATGCTTTGGGAACAACTCACGGCCAATCCACTGCTTCAGGATAGTGTCGTTATGGTGATTACCTTGCTGCTAGCTCTGAGCTGGTTGCGGATCATGGATGCCCTCGCCGCCAATGGAGTATTGGAGCAAAAACTCAGCCGCAAGATCATTCATATGGGCACAGGTCCATTGTTTGTATTGTGCTGGCCCTTTTTTAGTCCCCAGCCGACCGCTCGCTACTTTGCTGCCCTAGTCCCCTTAGCCATTACCCTCCAATTTATTGCCATTGGCGTGGGCTGGATTCAAGATCCTGATGCCGTCCAAGCCATGACTCGAACAGGCAATCCCAAAGAAATTCTCAAAGGCCCCCTGTTTTATGGTCTGGTATTTGTCGCTTGCACCATTGGGTTTTGGCGCACCTCCCCCGTAGGGATGCTGGCCTTAATGATGATGTGTGGTGGAGACGGCTTGGCGGATATTGTGGGCCGACGGTTGGGGGTTCACAAGCTGCCCTTTAGTCCCGAGAAAAGCTGGGCTGGGTCTGCCGCCATGTTTGCAGGGAGCTTTCTGTTTGCCTTTAGTTTTTTGAGTTTGTTTAATCGCTTGAACTATTTCCAGCCCCCATTGGCTGGCACAGTCGGTATTGTGGCGGCGATTGCCCTAATCGCCACCCTCGTTGAGGCTTTACCTTTTCGAGATATCGATAACCTCACCTTGACCGGTGTTGCTGTAGTCTTGGGCCTCTGGTGGTTCTAA
- the thiO gene encoding glycine oxidase ThiO, which yields MNSSSDVLVIGGGAMGLATAIALTQQGAKVTILSRNFQEAALHAAAGMLAPQAEGLEPGPMLDLCIRSRDLYPDWTRQLTELTGLEAGYWPCGILAPTFADSPPRYTGDVEWCDRTTIHQHQPDLSPDIVGGWWFPQDAQVNNQQLAQVLLQSARQLGVTLEEGVGVTGFETKDQQIQQVQTTAGSWQAQTYVLATGSWSQELLPIPVTPRKGQLFAVQTPKQTLNKVLFGPGTYIVPRQNGRIVVGATSEDVGFAAYNTPGGIQSLLEKTIRLYPPLADHPLEACWWGFRPATPDESPILGHSPYDNLILATGHYRNGILLTPVTARLITDLIMTGQADPCLTNFSWQRFTSSSPSTERLALAH from the coding sequence ATGAATTCTAGTTCTGATGTCTTAGTGATTGGCGGTGGCGCGATGGGTTTAGCCACTGCCATTGCCCTCACGCAACAAGGGGCTAAAGTCACGATCCTCAGCCGCAATTTCCAGGAAGCTGCTCTCCATGCGGCGGCGGGAATGCTGGCTCCCCAAGCAGAGGGATTGGAACCGGGTCCCATGCTGGATTTGTGTATACGCAGTCGTGACCTCTATCCAGACTGGACCCGCCAACTGACGGAACTCACCGGACTAGAGGCGGGATACTGGCCCTGTGGGATTTTAGCTCCTACCTTTGCGGATTCGCCACCTCGATATACGGGTGATGTGGAATGGTGCGATCGCACCACGATACACCAGCATCAGCCCGACCTCAGCCCAGACATCGTGGGCGGTTGGTGGTTTCCCCAAGATGCCCAAGTCAATAACCAGCAACTGGCCCAGGTATTACTACAATCGGCTCGCCAGCTTGGGGTCACCTTAGAAGAAGGGGTTGGCGTTACAGGGTTTGAGACCAAAGACCAGCAAATCCAGCAGGTTCAAACCACAGCCGGATCCTGGCAAGCTCAAACCTATGTCTTGGCAACCGGATCTTGGTCTCAGGAGCTATTGCCCATCCCCGTTACCCCCCGCAAAGGCCAGCTATTTGCAGTACAGACTCCCAAGCAAACCTTAAACAAAGTTTTGTTTGGGCCAGGGACTTATATTGTTCCCCGTCAAAATGGCCGCATTGTCGTCGGTGCCACCAGTGAAGATGTCGGTTTTGCCGCTTACAATACCCCCGGTGGAATCCAGTCACTCCTAGAGAAGACGATTCGTCTCTATCCCCCCTTAGCCGACCATCCCCTAGAAGCTTGTTGGTGGGGCTTTCGACCCGCAACCCCAGATGAATCGCCCATATTGGGCCATAGTCCTTACGACAATCTGATTTTGGCGACGGGACATTACCGGAATGGCATTTTGCTGACGCCCGTGACTGCCCGCCTAATTACGGACCTAATTATGACGGGACAAGCAGATCCTTGCCTGACGAATTTTAGTTGGCAGCGGTTTACATCCTCTTCTCCATCTACAGAACGTCTGGCCTTAGCCCATTAG
- a CDS encoding L-threonylcarbamoyladenylate synthase, with amino-acid sequence MTQLPIAAFIAAARSGRLISFPTDTVPALAVRPDQASQIFAAKQRQPDKPLILMGASPEALWPYVGGSEEELQQWQQMAADYWPGALTLVLPTCDRVPPAMNPLNPDSIGIRVPNSKVAQMILQQTGPLATTSINRSGQPALTTVQDINQYFPEVFTPLVHLWPEPQSSESLPSTVIKWDGQDWEVLRQGAIQI; translated from the coding sequence ATGACTCAACTTCCTATTGCTGCCTTCATTGCTGCCGCTCGTTCCGGTCGGCTGATCAGTTTCCCTACGGATACGGTTCCGGCCTTGGCTGTCCGTCCTGACCAGGCTTCGCAAATCTTTGCAGCCAAGCAAAGACAGCCGGATAAACCCCTGATTTTGATGGGGGCTTCTCCAGAAGCACTTTGGCCTTATGTAGGTGGCAGTGAGGAAGAATTGCAGCAGTGGCAACAGATGGCTGCTGACTATTGGCCGGGAGCGTTGACGTTGGTGTTACCGACTTGCGATCGCGTCCCTCCAGCCATGAATCCCCTCAACCCCGACAGTATTGGCATTCGAGTACCCAATTCCAAGGTGGCTCAAATGATTTTGCAGCAAACTGGCCCCTTAGCTACCACCAGCATCAATCGCTCCGGGCAACCCGCTTTAACCACCGTTCAGGATATTAATCAATACTTCCCCGAAGTATTCACTCCTCTAGTTCACCTATGGCCTGAACCTCAATCGTCAGAATCTTTGCCGTCGACCGTCATCAAATGGGATGGGCAAGATTGGGAGGTTTTGCGTCAGGGGGCAATCCAGATTTAG
- a CDS encoding type II toxin-antitoxin system RelE/ParE family toxin: MSSYSFSEAAIQDLDNICDYIAKRNPDAASKLFDTFRQKCRQAAEFPNMGKSYELLSQGLRGLSVDDYIIFYYPRPDGIDVVRVVSGYRDLEALF; encoded by the coding sequence ATGAGCAGCTATTCTTTCTCTGAAGCAGCTATCCAAGACCTAGACAATATTTGCGATTATATTGCTAAGCGAAATCCTGATGCTGCGAGTAAGCTGTTCGATACCTTCCGTCAAAAGTGTCGTCAGGCGGCTGAATTTCCTAACATGGGTAAGTCCTACGAACTTTTATCCCAGGGATTACGTGGGTTGAGTGTGGATGACTATATTATTTTTTACTACCCCAGACCAGATGGCATTGATGTCGTACGCGTTGTCAGTGGCTATCGTGACCTTGAAGCACTATTTTAG
- a CDS encoding type II toxin-antitoxin system ParD family antitoxin: MYIELKPAQKQFVQKQLEKGRFNTVDELFDMALMLLEQDQRLEELRHQIDVGTEQIQQGKVVDGEAVFDHLQAKISNMSPPEA, translated from the coding sequence ATGTACATTGAACTCAAACCCGCGCAAAAGCAGTTTGTTCAAAAGCAGCTTGAAAAGGGGCGATTCAATACCGTCGATGAACTCTTCGATATGGCCTTAATGTTGTTAGAGCAAGACCAACGACTGGAAGAACTTCGTCACCAGATAGATGTTGGTACAGAACAAATCCAACAAGGCAAAGTTGTGGATGGGGAAGCTGTGTTTGATCATCTACAGGCCAAGATTAGCAATATGTCTCCACCAGAGGCATGA
- the sigZ gene encoding RNA polymerase sigma factor SigZ, whose product MAVPDRVVLQMDIEQLWQDYQQQLRHFLQTRVHNPADVDDLLQDIWIKSYQRLGTVQQPSKIQVWLFQIARNSLIDYYRRPHPDRAEVDITHLPQLDNKVEDYEQIRQELARCIRPFIAQLPDKYREAVDWVDLQGKSQKVLAEELRLSHSAVKSRVQRGRRLLGSLFHACCQYQLDARGNLIAMEATAKHCQICDSY is encoded by the coding sequence GTGGCTGTGCCTGATCGGGTGGTGCTTCAAATGGATATCGAACAGCTTTGGCAAGACTATCAACAGCAATTACGGCACTTTCTCCAGACTAGAGTCCACAATCCTGCTGATGTGGATGACCTCCTTCAAGACATTTGGATTAAGTCTTACCAACGTCTGGGAACTGTACAGCAGCCCAGCAAGATTCAAGTATGGCTGTTTCAAATTGCCCGCAATTCTTTGATTGACTATTATCGAAGACCTCACCCAGACAGAGCTGAGGTCGATATCACTCATCTGCCTCAGCTCGATAACAAGGTGGAAGATTATGAGCAAATTCGGCAGGAACTAGCTCGCTGTATTCGACCATTTATCGCCCAATTGCCTGATAAATATCGCGAGGCTGTCGATTGGGTTGATTTACAAGGAAAATCCCAGAAAGTCTTGGCTGAAGAATTAAGGCTTTCTCACTCTGCCGTTAAATCGCGCGTACAGCGGGGAAGGCGACTGCTAGGCTCTCTTTTCCATGCCTGCTGTCAATATCAGCTAGATGCGCGGGGTAATCTAATTGCTATGGAAGCTACTGCCAAACATTGTCAGATTTGTGATTCCTACTGA